One stretch of Clavibacter californiensis DNA includes these proteins:
- a CDS encoding FUSC family protein, translated as MRITTTVRTTTRIPFVQVVKTSVAAIIAWFVCTALLPAQLPIFATIAALLVVQPSINQTFGKAVERSLGVITGVLLALGLGLALGTLSGVVLLAVVVAVLVGWVFRLTPGSSTQIPISAMLVLAIGQLSPVYAVDRIVETILGAAIGVVVNIAIAPPVLHEASRRAVVGLAGDCAAALDRLAGALSEPVDREELDRMLVRARELRPRHTKAVAEVDRGLESLTLNPLRRRHRALLEADRELLATLTVLVNRVVGMTRAVHDRYDPSLAEEPVVRGIATELTRAAHDVRLLAEHALPGDARADGADPREEPALTAPLVVLQPSDEHWILIGSLLEDIRRIRSEIIGGAE; from the coding sequence GTGCGCATCACCACGACCGTCCGCACCACCACGCGGATCCCGTTCGTCCAGGTGGTCAAGACGTCCGTCGCCGCGATCATCGCCTGGTTCGTCTGCACCGCCCTGCTGCCGGCGCAGCTGCCCATCTTCGCGACCATCGCGGCGCTGCTCGTGGTGCAGCCGAGCATCAACCAGACCTTCGGCAAGGCGGTCGAGCGCAGCCTCGGCGTGATCACGGGCGTGCTGCTCGCGCTCGGGCTCGGCCTCGCGCTCGGCACGTTGAGCGGGGTGGTGCTCCTCGCGGTCGTCGTGGCGGTGCTCGTGGGCTGGGTGTTCCGGCTGACGCCCGGGTCGAGTACGCAGATCCCCATCAGCGCGATGCTCGTGCTCGCCATCGGCCAGCTCTCGCCCGTGTACGCGGTCGACCGCATCGTGGAGACGATCCTCGGCGCGGCCATCGGCGTGGTCGTCAACATCGCGATCGCCCCGCCCGTGCTGCACGAGGCGAGCCGACGCGCGGTGGTCGGCCTCGCGGGCGACTGCGCCGCGGCCCTCGACCGGCTCGCCGGCGCGCTGTCCGAGCCGGTCGACCGCGAGGAGCTCGACCGCATGCTCGTCCGCGCGCGCGAGCTCCGGCCGCGGCACACGAAGGCCGTCGCCGAGGTCGACAGGGGGCTCGAGAGCCTGACCCTCAACCCGCTCCGGCGGCGGCACCGCGCGCTGCTCGAGGCCGACCGCGAGCTGCTCGCGACGCTCACCGTGCTCGTCAACCGCGTGGTCGGCATGACGCGCGCCGTGCACGACCGCTACGACCCGTCGCTCGCCGAGGAGCCCGTGGTGCGTGGGATCGCGACCGAGCTGACGCGCGCCGCCCACGACGTGCGGCTCCTCGCCGAGCACGCGCTGCCGGGCGACGCTCGCGCGGACGGGGCCGACCCGCGGGAGGAGCCGGCGCTCACGGCACCGCTCGTGGTGCTGCAGCCGAGCGACGAGCACTGGATCCTCATCGGCTCGCTGCTGGAGGACATCCGCCGCATCCGCTCGGAGATCATCGGCGGCGCCGAGTGA
- a CDS encoding esterase/lipase family protein, protein MTAAGPDPLPPLPLLRKALDWALDYAYVLRWQIAATLSRDDARSFEDGRDDRPTILVLPGVYERWQFMLPIIRRLHARGHGVHVVGALGANVGRIAEMSRRARVYLEAEDLRDVVIVAHSKGGLIGKHLMAFGDPDRRIRAMVAINAPFGGSSYARLFPVRSIRDFSPRNAALVELGRSREVNARITSLFARFDPHIPGGSSLDGATDERVRASGHFRIMGDEDVLRRVEAAIDRAGTPAPPAA, encoded by the coding sequence GTGACCGCCGCAGGACCCGACCCGCTCCCGCCGCTCCCGCTCCTCCGCAAGGCGCTCGACTGGGCCCTCGACTACGCCTATGTCCTCCGCTGGCAGATCGCGGCCACGCTCTCCCGCGACGACGCCCGCTCCTTCGAGGACGGGCGCGACGACCGGCCGACGATCCTCGTGCTGCCGGGCGTCTACGAGCGCTGGCAGTTCATGCTCCCGATCATCCGGCGGCTTCACGCGCGCGGGCACGGCGTGCACGTGGTCGGCGCGCTCGGCGCGAACGTGGGCCGGATCGCCGAGATGTCGCGTCGCGCCCGCGTCTACCTCGAGGCCGAGGACCTGCGCGACGTCGTGATCGTCGCGCACAGCAAGGGCGGCCTCATCGGGAAGCACCTGATGGCGTTCGGCGACCCGGACCGCCGGATCCGCGCGATGGTCGCGATCAACGCGCCGTTCGGCGGATCCTCGTACGCGCGCCTGTTCCCCGTCCGCAGCATCCGCGACTTCTCGCCGCGGAACGCCGCGCTGGTGGAACTCGGACGTTCGCGTGAGGTCAACGCGCGGATCACGAGCCTCTTCGCGCGCTTCGACCCGCACATCCCGGGCGGCAGCTCGCTCGACGGCGCGACGGACGAGCGCGTCCGGGCGTCGGGGCACTTCCGGATCATGGGCGACGAGGACGTGCTGCGCCGCGTCGAGGCCGCGATCGACCGCGCCGGCACCCCGGCGCCGCCCGCCGCCTGA
- a CDS encoding alpha/beta fold hydrolase codes for MRSPLARLARVRLPGDVHRTESAPPRWLLISRRYGSRAIPVEHDLERRTVLGFRVAIKVFRSSGANTGRILSAAPSREGSPGSAEARPAFVLVHGIGVSSRYFHPVAAFLAEHGTVYAIDLPGYGESPRVRRDVTLDDHAAVVAEVIRMHGLVDPVVVGHSMGTQIVTRLAVDQPEVTDRVVLIAPTLPPRTRGVVRAAVALAVDTLREPLLANAVVLGDYFLRCGVPYYLRQLPHLIDDAIEERAPRIRARTLVLVGDRDAVVDRPFARDLAERIPRGTHRVARGPHVVMYTDPLGVARAIVEHARAR; via the coding sequence ATGCGGTCCCCCCTCGCCCGGCTCGCGCGCGTGCGGCTCCCGGGGGACGTGCACCGCACCGAGTCCGCGCCGCCGCGCTGGCTCCTGATCTCCCGCCGCTACGGGTCGCGGGCGATCCCCGTCGAGCACGACCTCGAACGGCGCACCGTGCTCGGCTTCCGGGTCGCGATCAAGGTGTTCCGGTCGTCGGGCGCGAACACCGGTCGCATCCTGTCGGCCGCCCCGTCGCGCGAGGGCTCGCCGGGGTCCGCCGAGGCGCGTCCGGCCTTCGTGCTCGTGCACGGGATCGGCGTCTCCTCGCGCTACTTCCACCCCGTGGCCGCGTTCCTCGCCGAGCACGGCACCGTGTACGCGATCGACCTGCCGGGCTACGGCGAGTCGCCCAGGGTCCGTCGGGACGTGACGCTCGACGACCACGCGGCCGTCGTGGCCGAGGTGATCCGGATGCACGGCCTCGTCGACCCCGTCGTCGTCGGCCACTCGATGGGCACCCAGATCGTGACCCGGCTCGCCGTCGACCAGCCCGAGGTCACCGACCGCGTCGTGCTCATCGCCCCCACGCTCCCGCCGCGGACGCGCGGCGTCGTGCGGGCGGCCGTCGCGCTCGCGGTCGACACCCTGCGCGAGCCGCTGCTGGCGAACGCCGTGGTGCTCGGCGACTACTTCCTGCGCTGCGGGGTCCCGTACTACCTCCGGCAGCTGCCGCACCTCATCGACGACGCGATCGAGGAGCGGGCGCCGCGGATCCGCGCGCGGACGCTCGTCCTGGTGGGCGACAGGGACGCGGTGGTCGACCGGCCGTTCGCGCGCGACCTGGCCGAGCGGATCCCTCGCGGGACGCACCGCGTGGCCCGCGGCCCGCACGTCGTCATGTACACGGATCCGCTCGGGGTCGCGCGCGCGATCGTGGAGCATGCCCGGGCCCGCTGA
- a CDS encoding alpha/beta hydrolase, whose protein sequence is MTRPLPGYSPLELDADPAGSGLARGTTPTGLGVVRHHHVRVRGSDTATVLLHGAAGSWTTWTPLIRTARDAGTPFADVVAIDLPGWGGSELDATDAEATVDAIADAVRVVVDGLGYARWRLVGHSMGGFIALHLAARDPARAVSVALVSPTTYSVIASVAHPVREFRLIPGFTMMLGVMRTMRRLGRPGTALIRGVGRIRLMRAIALPLFAHGWHVRRSIVDAIATEARPRAFSLAAEVTRGYDADGLWSRIACPVVAVRGDDDVFVSRDDLDLLARAVPSLRSGVIRDAGHFAHVERPVETLRALGLVP, encoded by the coding sequence GTGACCCGGCCCCTGCCCGGCTACAGCCCGCTCGAGCTCGATGCGGATCCCGCCGGATCCGGCCTCGCGCGCGGCACCACGCCGACCGGCCTCGGCGTCGTGCGGCACCACCACGTGCGGGTCCGCGGCTCGGACACCGCGACGGTGCTGCTGCACGGCGCCGCGGGATCCTGGACCACCTGGACGCCGCTGATCCGCACCGCGCGCGACGCGGGCACGCCGTTCGCCGACGTCGTCGCCATCGACCTGCCCGGCTGGGGCGGCTCGGAGCTCGACGCGACCGACGCCGAGGCCACGGTCGACGCCATCGCCGACGCCGTCCGCGTCGTGGTGGACGGCCTCGGCTACGCGCGCTGGCGGCTCGTCGGCCACTCGATGGGCGGCTTCATCGCGCTGCACCTGGCCGCGCGCGACCCCGCCCGCGCCGTGTCCGTCGCGCTCGTCTCGCCCACGACGTACTCCGTCATCGCGTCCGTCGCGCATCCCGTGCGGGAGTTCCGGCTCATCCCCGGCTTCACGATGATGCTCGGCGTGATGCGCACCATGCGCCGGCTCGGACGCCCCGGCACCGCGCTCATCCGCGGCGTCGGCCGCATCCGCCTCATGCGGGCGATCGCGCTGCCGCTCTTCGCGCACGGCTGGCACGTGCGCCGCTCGATCGTCGACGCCATCGCCACCGAGGCGCGCCCTCGCGCGTTCTCGCTCGCGGCGGAGGTCACACGTGGCTACGACGCCGACGGCCTGTGGTCGCGCATCGCCTGCCCGGTGGTCGCGGTGCGCGGTGACGACGACGTGTTCGTGTCCCGGGACGACCTCGACCTCCTGGCGCGCGCGGTGCCCTCGCTGCGCTCCGGCGTGATCCGCGACGCCGGCCACTTCGCGCACGTGGAGCGACCGGTCGAGACGCTCCGGGCGCTCGGCCTCGTCCCCTGA
- a CDS encoding MFS transporter, protein MPDPAAPARAGGSADGHPGGTADGRGRTVLVVAILASFVAFLDGTVVNVALPAIGADLGGGLVVQQWVVDAYLITLGALILLAGSLSDAFGRVRVLRWGLVGFGVTSLVCAIAPTAVILIAARAAQGAAGALLVPSSLALIAQAFRGPAQARAIGSWTAWTGTAMLVGPVLGGVLVDALDWRLVFGINVLPIAVTLVLLARLPHDAPVADGTRVDVPGAVLGALGIGGPVFALIEQSRLGLGHPLVVGSLVVGVACLVLFVVRERRTAHPMLPLSLFRERDLLVGNIATIGIYGALSLGGFVIAVFLQQTGGLSATAAGFALVPTTVIMLLLSTRFGALAGRIGPRLLMGVGPIVAGGGYLLMLRVTEPVDYWGQLLPGILVFGLGLSMTVAPLTATILEAVPSAQAGIASAVNNAVSRVAGLVAIAAIGLVAGPDLDVAAFHRVVLVTAALLIAGGLVSLVGIRSRRAVAAAPASGDATG, encoded by the coding sequence ATGCCCGACCCCGCCGCCCCCGCCCGCGCCGGCGGCTCCGCGGACGGACACCCTGGCGGCACCGCAGACGGCCGCGGCCGCACGGTGCTCGTCGTCGCGATCCTCGCCTCCTTCGTCGCGTTCCTCGACGGCACGGTCGTCAACGTCGCGCTGCCCGCCATCGGGGCGGACCTCGGCGGCGGCCTCGTCGTGCAGCAGTGGGTCGTGGACGCGTACCTCATCACCCTCGGCGCGCTGATCCTGCTGGCCGGCTCGCTCTCCGACGCCTTCGGGCGCGTGCGCGTGCTGCGCTGGGGGCTCGTCGGTTTCGGCGTGACGTCGCTCGTGTGCGCGATCGCGCCGACGGCCGTGATCCTCATCGCCGCGCGCGCCGCCCAGGGCGCGGCAGGGGCGCTGCTCGTGCCGAGCTCGCTGGCCCTTATCGCGCAGGCCTTCCGCGGTCCCGCGCAGGCGCGCGCCATCGGCTCGTGGACGGCGTGGACCGGCACGGCGATGCTCGTCGGCCCCGTGCTCGGCGGCGTGCTCGTGGACGCCCTCGACTGGCGGCTCGTGTTCGGGATCAACGTGCTGCCCATCGCGGTGACCCTCGTGCTCCTCGCGCGGCTCCCGCACGACGCGCCGGTGGCGGACGGCACGCGCGTCGACGTGCCGGGCGCGGTGCTCGGCGCCCTCGGGATCGGCGGCCCCGTCTTCGCGCTCATCGAGCAGTCGCGGCTCGGCCTCGGTCACCCGCTCGTGGTCGGCAGCCTCGTCGTCGGCGTCGCGTGCCTCGTGCTCTTCGTGGTGCGCGAGCGGCGCACCGCGCATCCGATGCTGCCGCTGTCGCTCTTCCGGGAGCGGGACCTCCTCGTCGGCAACATCGCGACGATCGGCATCTACGGCGCGCTGTCGCTCGGCGGCTTCGTGATCGCGGTCTTCCTGCAGCAGACCGGCGGGCTGTCCGCGACCGCCGCGGGCTTCGCGCTCGTGCCGACCACCGTGATCATGCTGCTGCTGTCGACGCGGTTCGGGGCACTCGCCGGGCGCATCGGGCCGCGGCTCCTGATGGGCGTCGGTCCGATCGTCGCGGGCGGCGGCTACCTGCTGATGCTGCGCGTCACGGAGCCCGTCGACTACTGGGGGCAGCTGCTCCCCGGCATCCTCGTCTTCGGCCTGGGCCTGTCGATGACGGTCGCGCCGCTGACCGCGACGATCCTCGAGGCCGTCCCGTCCGCGCAGGCGGGCATCGCGTCCGCCGTCAACAACGCCGTCTCGCGCGTCGCCGGGCTCGTCGCGATCGCCGCGATCGGGCTGGTCGCGGGGCCCGATCTCGACGTGGCCGCCTTCCACCGCGTGGTGCTCGTGACGGCGGCGCTGCTCATCGCGGGCGGGCTGGTGTCCCTCGTCGGGATCCGCTCGCGCCGCGCCGTGGCCGCTGCCCCTGCCTCGGGCGACGCGACGGGCTAG
- a CDS encoding YceI family protein, whose protein sequence is MSDTSTVPGYIAGTWTIDKTHSSVGFSIRHIMISKVKGTFKDFDAEIFTGATPEQSSVKAHATIASIDTNEPNRDQHLRTNDFFDAENNPTIDFVSTAVRVEKDGDAKVDGELTVRGVTKPVTFDVEFGGFGGDPYGNTKFGATATTVINREDFGLTYNAALETGGVLLGDKVTITLDIQAVLATPAA, encoded by the coding sequence ATGAGCGACACCAGCACCGTCCCCGGCTACATCGCCGGCACCTGGACCATCGACAAGACGCACAGCTCGGTCGGCTTCAGCATCCGCCACATCATGATCAGCAAGGTCAAGGGCACGTTCAAGGACTTCGACGCCGAGATCTTCACGGGCGCCACCCCCGAGCAGAGCTCCGTCAAGGCCCACGCGACCATCGCCTCGATCGACACCAACGAGCCGAACCGCGACCAGCACCTCCGCACCAACGACTTCTTCGACGCCGAGAACAACCCCACCATCGACTTCGTCTCGACCGCGGTGCGCGTCGAGAAGGACGGCGACGCGAAGGTGGACGGCGAGCTCACCGTCCGCGGCGTCACCAAGCCCGTCACGTTCGACGTCGAGTTCGGCGGCTTCGGCGGCGACCCCTACGGCAACACCAAGTTCGGCGCGACGGCCACCACGGTCATCAACCGCGAGGACTTCGGCCTCACCTACAACGCGGCCCTCGAGACCGGCGGCGTGCTGCTCGGCGACAAGGTCACCATCACGCTCGACATCCAGGCGGTCCTCGCGACCCCCGCGGCCTAG
- a CDS encoding DNA polymerase III subunit alpha: MSFTHLHVASAFSAHFGTTAPEALVDEVASRGASAAAITDRDGLYGAVRHIRRSLAAGVSPVVGAELGLTGEHPGRITVLAHGGTRGQGWAALSRLISASHGRGTARSTARSAQAGIARTRPPAFLLGEDGPVGTVMLGPDSDVGRAVAAGDHALASRHLAEWARLLPGALVVEVVCHFTEPGESASLRHAARMLELAEAHRVPAVLTNAVRYLEPDDALTGDVLDSAGTLRPLGSFRPQPNGQAWLKTPAEMQEIAREVAGTSSLDRRAGEALLRATEELADRCRLDPDADLAWRKPKLPEKSVIGVTGDPDEALWRKAEAGVTERFGHVDEAMRQRVLARMRTELQTITGFGFATYFLTVADVCALMRDMGVRNQARGSGAGSLVNYLLRISNVDPLEHDLLFERFLGKVRSTLPDIDIDVESARRHEVYHRVFEKYGSNRVTLLSMQNTYRARGAARDAGLALDLDEQQIDFIAKNIWRFNAREFRAVLETKPELKPIADLVRDDPSIDLLVDLTERLDRLPRHISMHPCGVILGDSDLLSTSPVQPSGMGLPMSQFDKDDIDDMGLLKLDILGVRMQSTMAYALDEIHRIHGARSAVAGGVPVDARYVHRDGRIELDEIPHDDEETFAAIRTTHTLGMFQIESPGQRELISKMQPDVYEDLIADISLFRPGPMKGNMVAPFLDTKHGITRPDYLHPRFAPFLAPTFGVVIYHEQVIRIFADCMQVSLAEADELRRNMERMDTVVEQAFRERTAMHVDGRTGRRPFTDADVERIWKALKGFGSFGFCKAHGAAFALPTWQSAWLKTHYPAEFLAGILTHDPGMYPKRLLLTEARRMGVPVLPLDVNRSTGVYRVERVEGGETTGRTRIGELGIRLSLQDVHGMSEAELERIERGQPYDSISDFYAKAQPSRALLERLAAVGALDSLATNEDDRAARGAASRGDVMAYARRLTARAARPADPAGQLPLFVDDRDLIPRGSPDPDGRARVAAELDILQMEVTEHVLESYRPMLDELGVIPASQLLEVRGGSEVVVAGIRIATQTPPMRSGKRVVFISLDDGTGCSDSTFFDEAQQKAGPMLFGTRLLVIRGRTRRTGERGVSIQAEDAWDLKEMWARWQDARRQGGEGDGGMDDAAQVA; this comes from the coding sequence GTGAGCTTCACCCACCTGCACGTCGCGTCCGCCTTCTCCGCGCACTTCGGCACCACGGCACCCGAGGCCCTGGTCGACGAGGTCGCGTCCCGGGGCGCGTCTGCCGCGGCCATCACCGACCGCGACGGGCTCTACGGCGCCGTCCGCCACATCCGCCGCTCCCTCGCCGCCGGGGTCTCCCCCGTCGTCGGCGCGGAGCTCGGGCTCACGGGCGAGCACCCCGGCCGGATCACGGTGCTCGCGCACGGCGGCACGCGCGGCCAGGGCTGGGCGGCGCTCAGCCGGCTCATCAGCGCGAGCCACGGGCGCGGCACGGCGAGGAGCACCGCGCGGAGCGCCCAGGCGGGCATCGCGCGCACCCGACCGCCCGCGTTCCTCCTCGGCGAGGACGGGCCGGTCGGCACGGTCATGCTCGGACCCGACTCCGATGTGGGGCGCGCCGTCGCGGCGGGCGACCACGCGCTCGCGTCCCGCCACCTGGCCGAGTGGGCCCGGCTGCTGCCCGGCGCGCTGGTCGTCGAGGTGGTCTGCCACTTCACCGAGCCCGGCGAGTCCGCCAGCCTCCGGCACGCCGCCCGCATGCTCGAGCTCGCCGAGGCCCACCGCGTCCCCGCGGTGCTCACCAACGCCGTCCGCTACCTCGAGCCCGATGACGCGCTCACGGGCGACGTGCTCGACTCCGCGGGCACGCTCCGGCCGCTCGGGTCGTTCCGGCCGCAGCCCAACGGCCAGGCGTGGCTCAAGACCCCGGCCGAGATGCAGGAGATCGCGCGTGAGGTCGCGGGCACGTCGTCCCTCGACCGCCGGGCGGGCGAGGCGCTGCTGCGCGCCACCGAGGAGCTCGCCGACCGCTGCCGCCTGGATCCGGACGCCGACCTCGCCTGGAGGAAGCCGAAGCTGCCGGAGAAGTCCGTCATCGGCGTCACGGGCGACCCGGACGAGGCGCTCTGGCGGAAGGCCGAGGCCGGCGTCACCGAGCGGTTCGGGCACGTCGACGAGGCGATGCGGCAGCGCGTGCTCGCCCGGATGCGCACGGAGCTGCAGACCATCACGGGCTTCGGCTTCGCCACCTACTTCCTCACGGTCGCCGACGTGTGCGCGCTCATGCGCGACATGGGCGTCCGCAACCAGGCCCGCGGATCCGGCGCGGGCAGCCTCGTCAACTACCTCCTGCGCATCTCCAACGTCGACCCGCTCGAGCACGACCTGCTGTTCGAGCGCTTCCTCGGCAAGGTGCGCTCGACGCTGCCCGACATCGACATCGACGTGGAGTCCGCACGCCGGCACGAGGTCTACCACCGCGTGTTCGAGAAGTACGGGAGCAACCGGGTCACCCTGCTGTCGATGCAGAACACCTACCGGGCCCGCGGGGCCGCGCGCGACGCGGGGCTCGCGCTCGACCTCGACGAGCAGCAGATCGACTTCATCGCCAAGAACATCTGGCGCTTCAACGCGCGCGAGTTCCGGGCGGTGCTCGAGACGAAGCCCGAGCTCAAGCCCATCGCCGACCTCGTGCGCGACGACCCGAGCATCGACCTGCTGGTCGACCTCACGGAGCGGCTCGACCGGCTCCCCCGGCACATCTCCATGCACCCGTGCGGCGTGATCCTCGGCGACTCCGACCTGCTCAGCACGAGCCCCGTGCAGCCGAGCGGGATGGGCCTGCCGATGAGCCAGTTCGACAAGGACGACATCGACGACATGGGGCTCCTGAAGCTCGACATCCTCGGCGTGCGGATGCAGAGCACCATGGCGTACGCGCTGGACGAGATCCACCGCATCCACGGCGCGCGCTCGGCGGTCGCGGGCGGCGTCCCGGTCGACGCGCGCTACGTGCACCGCGACGGGCGCATCGAGCTCGACGAGATCCCCCACGACGACGAGGAGACCTTCGCCGCCATCCGCACCACGCACACGCTCGGCATGTTCCAGATCGAGTCGCCCGGGCAGCGCGAGCTCATCAGCAAGATGCAGCCGGACGTCTACGAGGACCTCATCGCCGACATCTCCCTGTTCCGGCCGGGCCCCATGAAGGGCAACATGGTCGCCCCGTTCCTCGACACCAAGCACGGCATCACCCGGCCCGACTACCTGCACCCGCGGTTCGCGCCGTTCCTCGCGCCCACGTTCGGCGTCGTCATCTACCACGAGCAGGTCATCCGGATCTTCGCCGACTGCATGCAGGTCTCCCTCGCGGAGGCGGACGAGCTGCGCCGCAACATGGAGCGGATGGACACGGTGGTCGAGCAGGCGTTCCGGGAGCGCACCGCCATGCACGTCGACGGGCGCACGGGTCGGCGTCCCTTCACGGACGCCGACGTCGAGCGCATCTGGAAGGCGCTCAAGGGCTTCGGGTCGTTCGGGTTCTGCAAGGCGCACGGCGCCGCGTTCGCGCTGCCCACCTGGCAGAGCGCGTGGCTGAAGACGCACTACCCGGCGGAGTTCCTCGCGGGGATCCTCACGCACGACCCCGGCATGTACCCCAAGCGCCTGCTCCTCACGGAGGCCCGTCGCATGGGCGTGCCGGTGCTGCCGCTCGACGTGAACCGGTCGACCGGCGTCTACCGCGTGGAGCGCGTCGAGGGCGGGGAGACGACAGGGCGCACGCGCATCGGGGAGCTGGGGATCCGGCTGTCGCTGCAGGACGTGCACGGCATGAGCGAGGCGGAGCTCGAGCGCATCGAGCGGGGCCAGCCCTACGACTCCATCAGCGACTTCTACGCGAAGGCGCAGCCGTCGCGCGCGCTGCTGGAGCGGCTCGCCGCGGTCGGCGCGCTCGACTCGCTCGCCACGAACGAGGACGACCGGGCGGCGCGCGGGGCCGCGTCCCGCGGCGACGTCATGGCGTACGCGCGGCGGCTCACGGCGCGGGCGGCCCGGCCCGCGGATCCGGCCGGCCAGCTGCCGCTCTTCGTCGACGACCGCGACCTCATCCCGCGCGGCTCGCCCGACCCCGACGGACGCGCGCGGGTCGCCGCCGAGCTCGACATCCTGCAGATGGAGGTCACCGAGCACGTGCTGGAGAGCTACCGGCCGATGCTCGACGAGCTCGGGGTGATCCCGGCGAGCCAGCTGCTCGAGGTGCGCGGCGGCTCCGAGGTGGTGGTCGCGGGGATCCGCATCGCCACGCAGACGCCCCCCATGCGCAGCGGCAAGCGCGTGGTCTTCATCAGCCTCGACGACGGCACGGGCTGCTCCGACTCCACCTTCTTCGACGAGGCGCAGCAGAAGGCCGGGCCCATGCTCTTCGGCACGCGGCTGCTCGTCATCCGGGGGCGCACCCGGCGCACGGGCGAGCGCGGCGTCTCCATCCAGGCGGAGGACGCGTGGGACCTCAAGGAGATGTGGGCGCGCTGGCAGGACGCCAGGCGGCAGGGCGGCGAGGGCGACGGCGGGATGGACGACGCGGCCCAGGTCGCCTGA
- a CDS encoding NAD(P)H-quinone oxidoreductase: MRAITFPSPGSPDVLSLTELPDPVAGPGEILIRVAAAGVNRADLSQREGAYPPPAGAPTHLGLEVSGTVEAVGAGATRWSVGDRVCALLAGGGYAELVAVDERHVLPVPDGIDLVEAAGLPEVVATVWSNVVLDACLAPGETLLVHGGSSGIGTMAIQLAARLGARVAVTAGSPAKLEACRALGADILIDYRQEDFVAALLESTDGRGADVVLDAIGGDYIDRDIRALARDGRIMVIGAQSGAPTSIALGQLMARRGRIWGTTLRARDTDDKARIVAAIRADVWPSVADGSVRPVVDRVFPLAEAAAAHAHVASSQHVGKVLLAV; this comes from the coding sequence ATGCGCGCGATCACCTTCCCGTCCCCCGGCTCCCCCGACGTCCTCTCCCTCACCGAGCTCCCGGATCCGGTGGCCGGGCCAGGCGAGATCCTCATCCGCGTGGCCGCCGCCGGCGTGAACCGCGCCGACCTCAGCCAGCGCGAGGGCGCGTACCCGCCGCCCGCCGGCGCGCCGACGCACCTGGGGCTCGAGGTGTCCGGCACGGTCGAGGCCGTCGGCGCGGGCGCGACGCGCTGGAGCGTCGGCGACCGCGTGTGCGCGCTGCTCGCGGGCGGCGGCTACGCGGAGCTCGTCGCGGTCGACGAGCGCCACGTCCTCCCGGTGCCCGATGGCATCGACCTCGTGGAGGCGGCCGGCCTGCCCGAGGTCGTCGCGACCGTGTGGTCGAACGTCGTGCTCGACGCGTGCCTCGCTCCGGGCGAGACGCTGCTCGTGCACGGCGGGTCGAGCGGGATCGGCACCATGGCGATCCAGCTGGCCGCCCGGCTCGGCGCGCGCGTGGCGGTGACCGCGGGCAGCCCGGCGAAGCTCGAGGCGTGCCGGGCGCTCGGCGCGGACATCCTCATCGACTACCGCCAGGAGGACTTCGTGGCGGCGCTCCTCGAGTCCACCGATGGGCGCGGCGCCGACGTCGTGCTCGACGCGATCGGCGGCGACTACATCGACCGCGACATCCGTGCCCTCGCGCGCGACGGCCGGATCATGGTCATCGGCGCGCAGAGCGGCGCGCCCACGAGCATCGCGCTCGGCCAGCTGATGGCGCGACGCGGACGGATCTGGGGTACGACGCTCCGGGCCCGCGACACCGACGACAAGGCGCGCATCGTCGCCGCGATCCGCGCGGACGTGTGGCCGTCGGTGGCCGACGGATCCGTGCGGCCGGTCGTCGACCGCGTCTTCCCGCTCGCCGAGGCGGCCGCCGCGCACGCCCACGTGGCGTCGTCGCAGCACGTCGGCAAGGTGCTGCTGGCCGTCTAG